From the Zavarzinia compransoris genome, the window ACCGGGGCCTCGTCACCGTCGATGCCGCCGCCCTGTCCAAGGCCCTGGTGGCGGACGGCAAGATCGCCCTTTACGGCGTCTATTTCGATGTCGACAGCGCGGTGGTGAAGCCGGAATCGAAGGACCAGCTGGATCAGGTCGCGGCCCTTCTCAAGAGCGATCCCGCCCTGAAGCTGCTGGTCACCGGCCATACCGACAGCACGGGCGATTTCGCCCACAACATGAAACTGTCGGCCGACCGGGCGGCCTCGGTGGTCGCGGCCCTGGTCGGCACCTATGGCATCGAGGCGGCGCGCCTGACCTCGGCCGGGCTCGGCTCCACCTCGCCGGTCGCGCCCAACGACACCGAGGAAGGCCGCGGCCGGAACCGAAGGGTCGAACTGGTTCGCCAGTAAGGGCCGCCTCCCCGCGGGCGGGGGCTGAACGGCCGGGGCCCGATCGCCGCCGATATGCCCTTCACCGCGTCGCGAGGATGCAGGTGAAGCCGAGGGCACGGGTATCGAGGGCACGGGTATCGGGGGTCGGCCGAATGGTCATGGTGCGGACGCTCTCCGGCGCGCAGATGCCGCTGCGCTGAAGAACGACGGCCTGCCCCGCAACGGTCATGGCCGCGCGCAGGCGGCTGCCGGGCGGGCATTGATGCTCGGCGACGGCGGCGATGACCTCGGCGGCCGTGCGCGCCGTGTCGGACGAGGCCGCGCAGAGCGGCGGATCCTGGGCAACGGCGGGATCGGCCGCCATGATCAGGGCCAGGACAGGGACGGCGAGGCGGGTGACACGGAACACGGCTGGCCTTCTTTTCTTCGCGGGCGGCTGAAGATGCGCGCGATCGAAATGAAACCATGCCACGCGCCCCGGCACCGGGCCAGCCGGGATACGACCCTGCGGCTGCCGGCGATACCGGCTCAGGCTGCCGGCGTCAGCCGGGCGCGGTGGCTGTCCAGGTCCTCGCGGTTGTCGTGGTCCCAGGGGTGGAAGCCCGGGCGGAAGAAGTCGAGCCAGGGCAGGGCCGTGCGCGTGATCACGCCCTTCGGCCCCCAGAACAGGCCGAGCAGGCGCAGCCAGTTGCGCAGGTTGCTGTGCCCGTCCGCCTTCAGGATGGTCGCGACATGAACGAAGAGGAAGAAGCTGAAGGTCAAGGTCACCGTCAGCATGACCTGTGCCCGCAGCAGATAGCCGAGGATGCCCGGCGCGACCGTGCGATAGACATCGAAGGCGACGGCCTTGTGCTCGCTCTCTTCGATCGCGTGCCAGCGCCAGAGGCGGGCCATCTCCGGGTCGGCATCGGCAAGGAGGTCGGTCCGCTTCAGCAGGGAAGAGGCCAGGATGGCGGTGAAATGTTCGAGCGCCACGGTCATGGCCAGGCGCCGCTTCGGCCCGAAGATGCGGTTGACGAAGGCGATCCGCTTTTTCACCCCGTCTTCCAGCCGGGTGACGGCGGGCCCGGCGCGTTCGGTCACCATGCGGTTGTAGCGCAGATGCTCCCGGCTGTGGATCGCCTCCTGGGTGGTGAAGCCCTTGATCTCCGCCTGAAGCTGGGGATCGCTGACGGCGCCCGCATTGTCGCGCACCGCGTCCATGAAGAAGCGCTCGCCCTCGGGGAACATCAGCGACATGCCGTCGAAGAAGGCGGTGCGGGCCGGGTCGCCGCCGCACCACAGGCCGCGCGGGCCGTCGACCTTGAACATGATGTTGCGCGGGGTGATCGTCGTCAGGCTGGCCATGACCGCCTCCATGTCATATTGACAAATATGTTAGTATAACCGGTCGACGTCAAGCGCCGTCACAGGTGATGGGTCGGCAGGGCGGCGGAGAGTTTCACCGTCTCCATCGAGATATGGGCCGACATGTCGTAAAGCTCGATCCGGCGCAGCAACTGCTTATAGACCGTGTCGTAATATTCGACATTGGGCAGCACCAGCTTCAGCACATAGTCGAAATTGCCGGTCAGGCGATGAACCTCGACGATTTCCGGAATGGCGGTGACGGCGGCGTGGAACTGGTCCAGCCACTCTTCCGCGTGGCGCCCGGTGCGGACCAGGAGGAAGATCGTGGTCGGCAGGTTCAGCTTGCGGCGGTCCAGCCGGGCACTGGTGCCGAGCAGGTAGCCGTCGTCCCGCAAGCGCGCGATCCGGCGCGAGCAGGCGGAAGGGGAAAGGGCGACCGCCGCCGCGATCTCGGTCACCGGGGTCTCGGCATCGGTCTGCAACAGGGTCAGGATACGGCGGTCGCGGTCGTCGAGCATGGCGGGATTCCGATGGATGCAATGGAAATGCGCGTTTCTTCCACTATACGCTTCGGGCATGCGTTGTAATGGCCGGAAATCCTGTCGAAAGCGCGCCGATTGCCGGTGATCCGCGCGATAAATGTCCCGGTGAAACGGCGGAGCGCGACATGAAGACCATCGGCCTGATCGGCGGCATGAGCTGGGAATCGACGGCGACCTATTACCGGCTGATCAATCAGGCGGTGCGGGCGCGGCGCGGCGGGCTGGCCTCCGCCGACCTGATCCTGCATTCCCTGGATTTTTCCCGCGTCGCGGCCCTCCAACAGGCCGACCGCTGGGACGAGGCGGGCAAATTGCTGGGCGCCGCCGGCGCCGGGCTGGCCCGGGCCGGGGCGGATTGCGTGCTGATCTGCACCAATACGATGCATCTGGTGGCCGAACCGGTGGCGCGCATGGCCGGCATCCCCCTGATCGACATCATCGATGCGACGGCGGCCGCCCTCAAGGCGGACGGGCGCCGGGCGCCCCTGCTGCTGGCCACGCGCTATACGATGGAACACGGTTTCTATGCCGAGCGCATGGCCCGCCACGGCATCGCGGTCCAGGTGCCGGCCGCCGACGACCGCGCCCTGGTCCATGACGTGATCTTCCGGGAATTGTGCCAGGGCGTGATCGAGCCCCGGTCGCGGCAGCGCTTCTTCGCGGTCATCGAGGCGGCCCGGGCGCAGGGCGCCGATGCCGTGATCCTGGGCTGCACCGAAATCTCGCTGCTGCTGGACCCGGACGGGCTGGCGCTGCCGGGCTACGACACCACCGCCATCCACGCCGAGGCGGCGGTCCGCTTCGCGCTGGACGTGGGCGCCCGGGCGGCCTAACCGAACAGGCCGCTGGTCTTCAGCCCGTCGAAGACGAATTGCACGGCCAGCGCCGCCAGCAGCACGCCGAAAATGCGGCTGATGACATGGACGCCGGTGACGCCCAGCACCCGCTGCACCCCGGTCGCCACCAGCATCAGCAGGTAGCCGACCAGCAGCACCCCGGCGAGGCCGAGGAAGACCATGGTTTCCTTCAGCGGATCGCCGCTGTTGGCCGAGGTCAGCAGGATGATCGAGCCGATGGCGCCCGGCCCGGCGAGAAGGGGCGTCGCCAGGGGCACCACGGAAATATCCGGCCGGTTCAGGGCCTCCGCCTCTTCCTCGTCGGTCGTCGTCGTGCTGCCGGATTCCCGGACGAAGACCATGTCGAGCGAGATGAGCAGGAGGAGGATGCCGCCCGCGACCCGAAGCGCCGGCAGCGAGATCCCGAACAGGCGGAGCAGGGGGTCGCCGGCCAGGCCGAACACCAGCATGATGCCGCCGGCGAACAGGGTCCCCTTCAGGGCGATCCGGCGCCGTTCGGCCGGCGTATTGTTGTTGGTCAGCGCCGCGAACAGCACGGCGACATCGGCTGGACCGATGGTGGCGAAGAAGGTGGTGAAGGCGATCAGGAAGGTTTCGATCATGGACGCCCCGGCACAAAGGGGAAGTCTAACCCCCAAACTTTCCCGCTGTCGCGCCCCGATTCTCCACCCGGCCCGGGCGAATGCGCCGCGGCATGCCGAAAACGGATAGAATATCTATATTTTCCAATGGCTTATGGGGCGCCAGATAGGGCTGGCCAGGGATGTGTCGGACTTGCTACAGTCCGGCCACGGATGAGGCCCGCTCCCGGCCTTCCCAGACGCCGACCACCGGCGCAAACAGCAAGCATTTCTCTTGAGCGAACCCAATACCGCAGACCAGCCGGAGCCGCAGGACGCGGGCACCCCGACCGGCGGGGGCGTGCCGCCCCGCCAGGATATCGCGCCGATCTCGATCGAAGACGAGATGCGCCGCTCCTACCTCGATTACGCGATGAGCGTGATCGTGGCGCGGGCGCTGCCTGACGCCCGCGACGGTCTGAAGCCGGTGCATCGCCGCATCCTGCATGCGATGAACGAAAGCGGCTATGTCTGGAACAAGCCCTATCGCAAGTCGGCGCGCATCGTCGGCGACGTCATGGGTAAATATCACCCCCATGGCGACAGCGCGATCTATATGGCCATGGTGCGGCTGGTGCAGCCCTTCTCCATGCGCCTGCCGCTGCTCGACGGCCAGGGCAATTACGGTTCGATGGACGGCGACATGCCCGCCGCCATGCGTTACACCGAAATCCGCTTGGGCAAGCCGGCCCATGCCCTGCTGGAAGACATCGACAAGGACACGGTCGATTTCCAGCCGAACTACGACGACAGCGCCCGCGAGCCGGTGGTCCTGCCGGCGCGCTTTCCCAATCTCCTGGTCAATGGCGCCGGCGGCATCGCCGTCGGCATGGCGACGAATATCCCGCCGCATAATCTCGGCGATGTGATCGACGCCTGCCTTGCCTATATGGACAACCCGCACCTGCCGATCGAGACCCTGATCGACATCGTGCAGGCGCCCGATTTCCCGACCGGCGGCCTGATCATCGGCGGCGGCGGGGCGCGCCAGGCCTATCTCACCGGGCGCGGCTCGGTGCTGATGCGCGCCCGCACCCATGTCGAGGAAATCCGCAAGGACCGCTGGGCGATCGTCGCGACCGAGATCCCCTATCAGGTCAACAAGTCGACCCTGCTGGAGAAGATCGGCGAGGAGATGCGCTCGAAGCGGATCGAGGGTATCGCCGAACTGCGCGACGAATCCGACCGCGACGGCGTCCGCGTCGTCGTCGAGCTGAAGCGCGACGCGATCGCGGACGTGGTGCTGAACCAATTGTTCAAGCACACGCCCCTGCAGCAGAGCTTCGGCATCCAGATGCTGGCCATCGACCACGGCCGGCCGCAGACGATGACCCTGAAGCAGCTGATCGGCGCCTTCGTCGAATTCCGCGAAGAGGTCATCACCCGGCGCACCCGCTTCGAACTGAACAAGGCCCGCGACCGCGCCCATATCCTGGCCGGCCTTGCGGTCGCCGTCGCTAATATCGACGAGGTGATCCGGGTCATCCGCACCTCGCCCGATCCGGCCAGCGCCCGCGAAGCCCTGATGAGCCGCGACTGGCCGGTGGCCGAGGTCGACGCGCTGCTGAGGCTGGTCGAGGAGACGGGCCAGGCCGGCGCCGTCGACGGCACCTATCGCCTGACCGAAGTGCAGGCGAGGGCGATCCTCGACCTCCGCCTTCAGCGCCTGACCGCGCTCGGCCGCGACGAGATCGAGGAAGAGTTGAAGCAGCTTGGCGAGCAGATCAAATACCTGCTTTCCGTGCTGCGCAGCCGCGAGATCCTCTACGGCGTGATGCGCGAAGAACTGCTGGCGGTGAAGGCCGAGTTCGCCAACCCGCGCCGGACCGAAGTGGTCGCCTATTCCGGCGACCTGGAGGACGAGGACCTGATCGCCCGCGAGGACATGGTCGTCACCGTCTCCCACAGCGGCTATATCAAGCGCGTGCCGCTGACCGCCTATCGCGCCCAGCGCCGCGGCGGCAAGGGCAAGACCGGCATGGCGACGCGGGACGAGGATTTCGTCTCCCGCGTCTTCGTCGCCAATACCCATACGCCGGTGCTGTTCTTCTCGTCCCGCGGCATCGCCTATCAGATGAAGGTCTGGCGCCTGCCGGAAGGCCTGCCGCAATCGCGCGGCAAGGCCCTGATCAACCTCCTGCCGCTCGATCAGGGCGAGCGCATCGCGACGGTGATGCCGATGCCGGAGGATGAGGAAAGCTGGGCCCGCCTGCATGTCGTCTTCGCGACGAAGAAGGGCAATATCCGCCGCAACGCGCTGTCCGATTTCATCGACGTGCGCGCCAACGGCAAGATCGCCATGAAGTTCGAGGGCGAGGATGCGGACGACGAATTGATCGCCGTCAGCCCCTGCGACGCCGAGAGCGAGGATATCCTGCTCGCGATCGAAAGCGGCCGGGCGATCCGCTTCCCGGTGGACGAGGTGCGCGAATTCGCCAGCCGCCATTCGACCGGTGTCCGCGGCATCCGCCTGGACGAGGGCGACCGGGTGGTCGACCTTGCCCTGCTCGGCCATGTCGAGGCGACGCCGGCCGAACTCCGCGCCTATCTGAAGGCCGCCAAGGCCGGCGACGAGGAGGGGGCGGAGATCGCCCCGCCCGCCGATGAGGACGAGGGCGAGGACGGCGCCGAGGTGACCCTGACCGACGAGCGCTTCGCCGAATTGCAGGCCAAGGAGCAGCACCTGCTGACCGTGACCGCGAACGGCTACGGCAAGCGCACCTCGGCCTACGAGTACCGGCTCACCCGGCGCGGCGGCAAGGGCATCATCGCCATCACCACCAGCGCCCGGAACGGCAACCTGGTCGCCGCCTTCCCGGTCACCGACCGGGACCAGGTGATGCTGGTGACCGACGGCGGCCAGGTGATCCGCTGCCCGGTGCACGACATCCGCACCGCCGGCCGCAATACCCAGGGCGTCACCCTGTTCCGCACCGCGGAGGGGGAGCGGGTGGTCTCGGTCACCCGCCTCGAAGATGCCATGGACGAGAGCGACGCCGACGGCGAGACCGAGGCCGGCGCCGAAGAGGGGACCGGGGCATGAGCCGCATCGGGGTCTATCCCGGCACGTTCGATCCGCCGACCCTCGGCCATTTCGACATCATCCGGCGCGGCGCCAAGCTGGTCGACCGGCTGGTGCTGGGCATCGGCGTCAATTCCAGCAAGGCGCCCCTGTTCGATTTCGAGGAGCGGCTGGAAATGATGCGCGAACTGGTCGCCGGCCTTGCCGACGAGCCGGGGGTGGGGGAGATCGCGGTGGTGCCCTTCAAGGGCCTCGTCGTCCATTTCGCCCGCGAGCATCGGGCGACCGTGCTCCTCCGCGGGCTTCGCTCCGGCACCGATTTCGACTATGAGTTCCAGATGACGGGCATGAACGCGACCATGGCGCCCGAGGTCGAGACCGTGTTCCTGATGGCCGATCTCGCCCATCAGGCGATCGCGTCCAGCCTGGTCAAGGATGTGGCGAAACTGGGCGGGCCCTACGCGGCTTTCGTGCCGCCCGTCGTCGCCGAACGCCTGCGCCTGAAGCTCGAAAAACTCAAATCCGCGTGATGCGGAGCCTTTACCCAAGACCTGCGGGAGGAGTTGGGGTATGAAGCGCCTGTTTGCCATTCTACTTGCGATGTTTGCCATGACCACTGCTGCGGCTGCCGCCGATCCTGAAAACACCCTTCTGCTCGAACTGAAGGACGGCACCGTCGTCATCGAGCTGCGCCCGGACCTGGCGCCGAACCATGTCGCGCGGATCAAGGAACTGACCCGCCAGGGGTTCTATGACGGCATCCTCTTCCATCGCGTGATCGAGGGCTTCATGGCCCAGACCGGCGATCCGACCGGCACCGGCATGGGCGGCTCGGGCAAGAAGCTGAAGGCCGAATTCACCAACGAGCCGTTCGTGCGCGGCACGCTCGGCATGGCCCGGGCCCAGAGCCCGGATTCGGCGGACAGCCAGTTCTTCATCTGCTTCCAGCCGGCTCGTTTCCTCGACGGCCAGTATACCGTGCTCGGCCGCGTCATCTCGGGCATGGAATTCGTCGACAAGATCAAGCGCGGCCTCGGCCAGTCCGGCTCGGTGCCGGCGCCGCAGGACAAGATCATTTCGCTGAAGGTCCAGGCCGACGTGAAGTAATCCCGCCCTCAAGGCGTGCTGCGATGGCCGGGATTTCCCGGCCATCGTGTTTTTGGGCCATCCTGTTTTTGGCCATCGGGTGACGGGACATGAAGGTCGCCGATTTCGATTTCGCTCTGCCTGCCGACCGGATCGCGGTTCGCCCCGCGGTGCCGCGCGAGGCGGCCCGGCTGCTGCGCGT encodes:
- a CDS encoding metal-dependent hydrolase translates to MASLTTITPRNIMFKVDGPRGLWCGGDPARTAFFDGMSLMFPEGERFFMDAVRDNAGAVSDPQLQAEIKGFTTQEAIHSREHLRYNRMVTERAGPAVTRLEDGVKKRIAFVNRIFGPKRRLAMTVALEHFTAILASSLLKRTDLLADADPEMARLWRWHAIEESEHKAVAFDVYRTVAPGILGYLLRAQVMLTVTLTFSFFLFVHVATILKADGHSNLRNWLRLLGLFWGPKGVITRTALPWLDFFRPGFHPWDHDNREDLDSHRARLTPAA
- a CDS encoding Lrp/AsnC family transcriptional regulator is translated as MLDDRDRRILTLLQTDAETPVTEIAAAVALSPSACSRRIARLRDDGYLLGTSARLDRRKLNLPTTIFLLVRTGRHAEEWLDQFHAAVTAIPEIVEVHRLTGNFDYVLKLVLPNVEYYDTVYKQLLRRIELYDMSAHISMETVKLSAALPTHHL
- a CDS encoding aspartate/glutamate racemase family protein — encoded protein: MKTIGLIGGMSWESTATYYRLINQAVRARRGGLASADLILHSLDFSRVAALQQADRWDEAGKLLGAAGAGLARAGADCVLICTNTMHLVAEPVARMAGIPLIDIIDATAAALKADGRRAPLLLATRYTMEHGFYAERMARHGIAVQVPAADDRALVHDVIFRELCQGVIEPRSRQRFFAVIEAARAQGADAVILGCTEISLLLDPDGLALPGYDTTAIHAEAAVRFALDVGARAA
- a CDS encoding MarC family protein: MIETFLIAFTTFFATIGPADVAVLFAALTNNNTPAERRRIALKGTLFAGGIMLVFGLAGDPLLRLFGISLPALRVAGGILLLLISLDMVFVRESGSTTTTDEEEAEALNRPDISVVPLATPLLAGPGAIGSIILLTSANSGDPLKETMVFLGLAGVLLVGYLLMLVATGVQRVLGVTGVHVISRIFGVLLAALAVQFVFDGLKTSGLFG
- the gyrA gene encoding DNA gyrase subunit A — protein: MPPRQDIAPISIEDEMRRSYLDYAMSVIVARALPDARDGLKPVHRRILHAMNESGYVWNKPYRKSARIVGDVMGKYHPHGDSAIYMAMVRLVQPFSMRLPLLDGQGNYGSMDGDMPAAMRYTEIRLGKPAHALLEDIDKDTVDFQPNYDDSAREPVVLPARFPNLLVNGAGGIAVGMATNIPPHNLGDVIDACLAYMDNPHLPIETLIDIVQAPDFPTGGLIIGGGGARQAYLTGRGSVLMRARTHVEEIRKDRWAIVATEIPYQVNKSTLLEKIGEEMRSKRIEGIAELRDESDRDGVRVVVELKRDAIADVVLNQLFKHTPLQQSFGIQMLAIDHGRPQTMTLKQLIGAFVEFREEVITRRTRFELNKARDRAHILAGLAVAVANIDEVIRVIRTSPDPASAREALMSRDWPVAEVDALLRLVEETGQAGAVDGTYRLTEVQARAILDLRLQRLTALGRDEIEEELKQLGEQIKYLLSVLRSREILYGVMREELLAVKAEFANPRRTEVVAYSGDLEDEDLIAREDMVVTVSHSGYIKRVPLTAYRAQRRGGKGKTGMATRDEDFVSRVFVANTHTPVLFFSSRGIAYQMKVWRLPEGLPQSRGKALINLLPLDQGERIATVMPMPEDEESWARLHVVFATKKGNIRRNALSDFIDVRANGKIAMKFEGEDADDELIAVSPCDAESEDILLAIESGRAIRFPVDEVREFASRHSTGVRGIRLDEGDRVVDLALLGHVEATPAELRAYLKAAKAGDEEGAEIAPPADEDEGEDGAEVTLTDERFAELQAKEQHLLTVTANGYGKRTSAYEYRLTRRGGKGIIAITTSARNGNLVAAFPVTDRDQVMLVTDGGQVIRCPVHDIRTAGRNTQGVTLFRTAEGERVVSVTRLEDAMDESDADGETEAGAEEGTGA
- the coaD gene encoding pantetheine-phosphate adenylyltransferase — its product is MSRIGVYPGTFDPPTLGHFDIIRRGAKLVDRLVLGIGVNSSKAPLFDFEERLEMMRELVAGLADEPGVGEIAVVPFKGLVVHFAREHRATVLLRGLRSGTDFDYEFQMTGMNATMAPEVETVFLMADLAHQAIASSLVKDVAKLGGPYAAFVPPVVAERLRLKLEKLKSA
- a CDS encoding peptidylprolyl isomerase, whose product is MTTAAAAADPENTLLLELKDGTVVIELRPDLAPNHVARIKELTRQGFYDGILFHRVIEGFMAQTGDPTGTGMGGSGKKLKAEFTNEPFVRGTLGMARAQSPDSADSQFFICFQPARFLDGQYTVLGRVISGMEFVDKIKRGLGQSGSVPAPQDKIISLKVQADVK